A DNA window from Xanthomonas campestris pv. campestris str. ATCC 33913 contains the following coding sequences:
- a CDS encoding protein adenylyltransferase SelO, giving the protein MTHLQFDNRLRAELPGDPEEGPRRREVLAAWSAVQPTPVAAPTLLAYSADVAQRLGLRAEDLASPRFAEVFGGNALYPGMQPWAVNYGGHQFGHWAGQLGDGRAISLGEAIGVDGGRYELQLKGAGPTPYSRGADGRAVLRSSIREFLCSEAMHYLGVPTTRALSLVGTGDAVVRDMFYDGHPRREPGAIVCRVAPSFIRFGNFELPAARGDVDLLRQWVDFTLARDFPDLPGSGEDRIASWLGQVCERTAVMVAHWMRVGFVHGVMNTDNMSILGLTIDYGPYGWVDDYDPDWTPNTTDAQGRRYRFGTQPQVAYWNLGRLAQALSPLFGDAAPLQAGLDQFRDTYLACDRRDTAAKLGLAECQDEDLHLIDDLRALMREAEMDMTLTFRGLVDLSPQQPDASVLREAFYDETKRAAQAPALGAWLQRYAARCLQDGASDAVRASRMRAANPRYVLRNYLAQQAIDQAEQGDLSGVHALLEVMQRPYDDQPRRESFAAKRPDWARDRAGCSMLSCSS; this is encoded by the coding sequence ATGACCCATCTTCAATTCGATAACCGTTTGCGCGCCGAGTTGCCGGGCGACCCGGAAGAAGGCCCACGCCGCCGCGAAGTGCTGGCCGCCTGGTCTGCGGTGCAGCCGACGCCGGTCGCTGCGCCCACACTGCTGGCGTATTCGGCCGATGTCGCGCAGCGCCTGGGCCTGCGTGCCGAGGATCTTGCCAGCCCACGGTTTGCCGAGGTGTTTGGCGGCAATGCCTTGTATCCCGGAATGCAGCCGTGGGCGGTCAACTACGGTGGTCACCAGTTTGGGCATTGGGCAGGACAGCTGGGCGATGGCCGCGCGATCTCATTGGGCGAGGCCATCGGGGTCGATGGCGGGCGCTACGAGCTCCAGCTCAAGGGCGCCGGGCCAACGCCGTATTCGCGTGGGGCGGATGGCCGCGCCGTGCTGCGTTCGTCGATCCGCGAATTCCTGTGCAGCGAGGCGATGCATTACCTGGGCGTGCCGACCACCCGGGCGTTGAGCCTGGTGGGCACCGGTGATGCAGTGGTGCGCGACATGTTCTACGACGGGCATCCGCGCCGCGAGCCGGGCGCGATCGTGTGCCGCGTGGCGCCCTCGTTCATTCGGTTCGGCAATTTCGAACTGCCCGCCGCGCGTGGCGACGTCGATCTGCTACGGCAGTGGGTGGACTTCACCCTGGCGCGCGATTTCCCTGACCTGCCGGGCAGCGGCGAAGACCGGATTGCCTCCTGGCTCGGCCAGGTGTGCGAGCGCACTGCGGTGATGGTCGCGCACTGGATGCGCGTGGGCTTCGTGCATGGGGTGATGAATACCGACAACATGTCCATCCTGGGGCTCACCATCGACTACGGCCCCTACGGCTGGGTGGACGATTACGACCCGGATTGGACGCCCAACACCACCGATGCGCAGGGTCGCCGTTATCGCTTCGGCACCCAGCCGCAGGTGGCGTACTGGAACCTGGGGCGGCTGGCCCAGGCACTGTCGCCGCTGTTCGGCGATGCGGCGCCCTTGCAGGCCGGGCTGGACCAGTTTCGTGACACCTATCTGGCCTGTGACCGGCGCGATACCGCGGCCAAGCTGGGGCTGGCCGAGTGCCAGGACGAGGATCTGCACCTGATCGACGACCTGCGTGCGCTGATGCGCGAAGCGGAGATGGACATGACGCTGACCTTCCGTGGCCTGGTGGATCTGTCGCCGCAGCAGCCGGATGCTTCTGTGCTGCGTGAGGCCTTCTACGACGAGACCAAGCGTGCTGCGCAGGCGCCAGCGCTGGGCGCCTGGCTGCAGCGGTATGCCGCACGTTGCCTGCAGGACGGCGCGTCAGATGCGGTTCGCGCTTCGCGGATGCGGGCGGCCAACCCGCGCTACGTGCTGCGCAATTATCTGGCGCAGCAGGCGATCGACCAGGCCGAGCAGGGCGATCTGTCGGGCGTGCACGCGCTGCTGGAGGTCATGCAGCGCCCGTACGACGACCAGCCCAGGCGCGAGTCATTCGCAGCTAAGCGCCCGGACTGGGCGCGGGACCGCGCGGGATGCTCGATGTTGTCCTGCAGTTCCTGA
- a CDS encoding YaeQ family protein, whose protein sequence is MALTATVRRAELQISDMDRGYYANHSLTLAQHPSETDERLMVRLLAFALFADDRLEFGRGLSNDDEPDLWRRDYTGDPDLWIDLGQPDESRVRKACNRSREVVVIGYGGQATETWWKKHANALGRHRNLRVLELESQATEALGALIQRGMRFDVIIQDGEVQMLADQGTVTLTPIVRQAPAE, encoded by the coding sequence ATGGCTCTCACCGCCACCGTCCGCAGGGCGGAACTGCAGATCAGCGACATGGATCGCGGCTACTACGCCAACCATTCGCTGACCCTGGCCCAGCACCCTTCCGAAACCGACGAACGCCTGATGGTGCGCCTGCTGGCGTTTGCCCTGTTCGCCGACGACCGCCTGGAGTTCGGCCGCGGGCTGAGCAATGACGACGAACCGGATCTATGGCGGCGCGACTACACCGGCGACCCCGACCTGTGGATCGACCTGGGCCAGCCCGACGAGAGCCGCGTCCGCAAGGCCTGCAACCGGTCGCGGGAAGTCGTGGTCATCGGGTACGGCGGCCAGGCCACCGAGACTTGGTGGAAGAAGCATGCCAATGCTCTCGGCCGGCACCGCAACCTGCGCGTGCTGGAGCTCGAATCGCAGGCCACCGAGGCGCTTGGTGCGCTGATCCAGCGCGGCATGCGCTTTGACGTAATCATCCAGGACGGCGAAGTGCAGATGCTGGCCGACCAGGGCACCGTCACGCTCACTCCGATCGTGCGACAAGCCCCGGCGGAATGA
- the dbpA gene encoding ATP-dependent RNA helicase DbpA, translated as MNEFSALPLSPALAPGIDALGYTTLTPIQAQSLPPILQGLDVIAQAPTGSGKTAAFGLGLLQKLDPALTRAQALVLCPTRELADQVGKQLRKLATGIPNMKLLVLTGGMPLGPQLASLEAHDPQVVVGTPGRIQELARKRALHLGGVRTLVLDEADRMLDMGFEEPIREIASRCDKHRQSLLFSATFPDIIRTLARELLKDPVEITVEGADNAPEIDQQFFEVDPTYRQKAVAGLLLRFNPESSVVFCNTRKEVDEVAGSLQEFGFSALALHGDMEQRDRDEVLVRFVNRSCNVLVASDVAARGLDVEDLAAVVNYELPTDTETYRHRIGRTARAGKHGLALSLVAPRESARAQALEAEHGQPLKWSRAPLATARPAQLPLAAMTTLRIDGGKTDKLRAGDILGALTGEAGLSGAAIGKIAIYPTRSYVAIARAQVARALTHLQAGKIKGRRFRVTKL; from the coding sequence ATGAACGAATTCTCCGCGCTGCCGCTCTCGCCAGCCTTGGCCCCCGGCATCGATGCCCTGGGCTACACCACCCTCACGCCGATCCAGGCGCAGAGCCTGCCGCCGATCCTCCAGGGGCTGGATGTGATTGCCCAAGCGCCCACCGGCAGCGGCAAGACCGCCGCGTTCGGGCTGGGCCTGCTGCAAAAGCTCGACCCGGCACTGACCCGTGCGCAAGCGCTCGTGCTGTGCCCCACGCGCGAACTGGCAGACCAGGTCGGCAAGCAACTGCGCAAGCTGGCCACCGGCATTCCCAACATGAAGTTGCTGGTGCTCACCGGCGGCATGCCGCTTGGTCCGCAGCTGGCATCGCTCGAAGCGCACGACCCGCAGGTCGTGGTCGGCACGCCCGGCCGCATCCAGGAACTGGCGCGCAAACGCGCCCTGCATCTGGGCGGCGTGCGCACGCTGGTGCTGGACGAGGCCGACCGCATGCTCGACATGGGCTTTGAAGAACCCATCCGCGAGATCGCCAGCCGCTGCGACAAACACCGCCAGAGCCTGCTGTTCTCGGCGACCTTCCCCGACATCATCCGCACGCTGGCGCGCGAGCTGTTGAAGGACCCGGTGGAAATCACCGTGGAAGGTGCGGACAACGCACCGGAGATCGACCAGCAGTTCTTCGAAGTGGACCCCACTTATCGGCAGAAGGCGGTGGCCGGGCTGCTGCTGCGCTTCAATCCCGAATCCAGCGTGGTGTTCTGCAATACCCGCAAGGAAGTGGACGAAGTCGCCGGCTCGCTGCAGGAGTTCGGGTTCTCCGCGCTGGCATTGCATGGCGACATGGAGCAACGCGACCGCGACGAGGTGCTGGTGCGCTTCGTCAATCGCAGCTGCAACGTACTGGTTGCCAGTGACGTGGCCGCGCGCGGCCTGGATGTGGAAGACCTCGCGGCAGTGGTGAATTACGAGCTTCCCACCGACACCGAAACCTATCGCCACCGCATCGGCCGGACTGCGCGCGCCGGCAAGCACGGCTTGGCACTCAGCCTGGTGGCGCCGCGCGAAAGCGCTCGTGCGCAGGCGCTGGAGGCCGAGCACGGCCAGCCGCTCAAGTGGTCACGCGCACCGCTGGCCACCGCACGCCCGGCGCAATTGCCGCTGGCCGCGATGACCACGCTGCGCATCGACGGCGGCAAGACCGACAAACTGCGTGCCGGCGACATTCTGGGCGCATTGACCGGCGAAGCAGGCTTGTCGGGTGCGGCGATCGGCAAGATCGCCATCTACCCCACCCGCTCGTACGTGGCGATTGCGCGGGCGCAGGTCGCTCGTGCACTGACCCACTTGCAGGCCGGCAAGATCAAGGGCCGCCGCTTCCGGGTGACCAAGCTCTAG
- a CDS encoding ATP-binding cassette domain-containing protein encodes MPLITLQSVDYSVGGPLLLEKTDLTIEPGERIALIGRNGAGKSTLMKLIAGELKPDDGEVRVQQGVRIARLEQEVPQGTGGSVFDVVADGLGELGHWLAEFHQLSHAEVFDAEAFGKVQAKIDAAEGWALDQRVSETLTKLDLDGDAEFARLSGGMKRRVLLARSLVASPDVLLLDEPTNHLDIEAIDWLETFLKGWNGSVLFVTHDRRFLRALATRIVEIDRGQVTSWPGDWANYERRREERLNAQAQENARFDKMLAQEEIWIRQGIKARRTRDEGRVRRLESMRNERVQRRDLTGNVRMEVSQGESSGKKVIEAKEVTFAFGARTMVKDFSSIIQRGDRIGLIGPNGSGKTTLLKLLLGDLQPQQGEIRIGTNLQIAYFDQYRATLREDWSAIENVAEGRDFIEINGKRKHVHAYLQDFLFTPERARAPITRLSGGERNRLLLARLFAQPSNLLVMDEPTNDLDVETLELLEELLGEYTGTLLLVSHDRDFLDNVVTSALVMEGDGLIGDYVGGYSDSLRQRRTAPANAMAVAKASATAAATTPVAAAAPGPAVAEEAAPKRKLSYKEARELEQLPALIETLEQQVAALTDAMNDPAFYQRDSAAMTAHTAALTDAQAQLDAAYARWSELDR; translated from the coding sequence ATGCCTTTAATCACTCTGCAAAGCGTCGACTACAGCGTCGGCGGCCCGTTGTTGCTGGAAAAAACCGACCTGACGATCGAGCCGGGTGAGCGTATCGCCCTGATCGGCCGCAACGGTGCCGGCAAATCGACCCTGATGAAATTGATTGCCGGCGAGCTCAAGCCCGATGACGGCGAAGTGCGCGTGCAGCAGGGCGTGCGGATCGCGCGGTTGGAGCAGGAGGTTCCGCAGGGAACCGGCGGCAGTGTGTTCGACGTGGTGGCCGACGGGCTGGGTGAACTGGGTCACTGGCTGGCCGAGTTCCATCAACTCAGCCACGCCGAGGTCTTCGATGCCGAAGCCTTCGGCAAGGTGCAGGCCAAGATCGATGCGGCCGAGGGCTGGGCGCTGGATCAGCGCGTCAGCGAGACGTTGACCAAGCTCGATCTGGACGGCGATGCGGAGTTCGCGCGGCTGTCCGGCGGCATGAAGCGGCGCGTGCTGCTGGCACGCTCGCTGGTGGCTTCGCCGGACGTGCTGCTGCTCGACGAGCCAACCAACCACCTGGATATCGAAGCCATCGATTGGCTGGAAACTTTCCTGAAGGGCTGGAATGGCAGCGTGCTGTTCGTTACCCATGACCGGCGCTTTCTGCGCGCGTTGGCCACGCGCATCGTCGAGATCGATCGCGGCCAGGTCACCAGCTGGCCGGGCGACTGGGCCAATTACGAGCGCCGGCGCGAAGAGCGGCTCAATGCGCAGGCGCAGGAAAATGCGCGCTTCGACAAGATGCTTGCGCAGGAAGAGATCTGGATCCGTCAGGGCATCAAGGCGCGCCGCACGCGCGACGAAGGCCGCGTGCGACGGCTGGAATCGATGCGCAACGAGCGCGTGCAGCGCCGCGATCTCACCGGCAATGTGCGCATGGAAGTCTCGCAGGGCGAGTCGTCCGGCAAGAAGGTGATCGAAGCCAAGGAAGTCACCTTTGCGTTCGGCGCGCGCACGATGGTCAAGGACTTCTCCAGCATCATCCAGCGTGGCGACCGCATCGGCCTGATCGGCCCTAACGGTAGCGGCAAGACCACCTTGCTCAAGCTGCTGCTGGGTGACCTGCAGCCGCAGCAGGGCGAGATCCGTATCGGTACCAATCTGCAGATTGCTTATTTCGACCAGTACCGCGCCACCTTGCGCGAGGACTGGAGCGCGATCGAAAACGTGGCCGAAGGGCGGGACTTCATCGAGATCAACGGCAAGCGCAAGCACGTGCATGCGTATCTGCAGGATTTCCTGTTCACCCCCGAGCGCGCACGTGCGCCGATCACGCGCCTGTCCGGTGGCGAGCGCAATCGCCTGCTGCTGGCGCGCCTGTTCGCGCAGCCGTCCAACCTGCTGGTGATGGACGAACCGACCAACGACCTGGACGTGGAAACCCTGGAGCTGCTGGAAGAGCTGCTCGGCGAATACACCGGCACCTTGCTATTGGTCAGCCATGACCGCGACTTCCTCGACAACGTGGTGACCTCCGCGCTAGTGATGGAGGGCGATGGCCTGATCGGCGATTACGTCGGCGGATACAGCGATTCGCTGCGCCAGCGCCGCACCGCGCCGGCCAATGCAATGGCGGTGGCCAAGGCCTCGGCAACTGCTGCGGCGACCACGCCGGTGGCCGCTGCTGCACCGGGACCGGCTGTAGCCGAGGAGGCTGCGCCCAAGCGCAAGCTCAGCTACAAGGAAGCGCGCGAGCTGGAGCAACTGCCGGCGCTGATCGAGACCCTTGAGCAGCAGGTCGCCGCATTGACCGACGCCATGAACGACCCGGCGTTCTATCAGCGCGATAGCGCGGCGATGACCGCGCACACTGCCGCCCTCACCGATGCGCAAGCGCAGCTGGATGCGGCCTACGCACGCTGGAGCGAGCTGGATCGCTGA
- a CDS encoding alpha/beta hydrolase, whose translation MPSRASRWFRPALVLLGSLTLSACSSVFFGGINAATSREGVIEHRNELFDPALGLALDVYQPRNALNAPVVVFFYGGTWKRGTRQNYSWVGRSLARQGVVALVADYRKYPQVGLDGFMTDAAKATAWGYQHAQAYGGDPTRVAVMGHSAGAHIAGLLVTDRSWLQAQGLRPQQLCGFVGLAGPYDFSPMTDPELIEVFGTSPEQQAASQPVVHADGDEPPMLLLHGQDDRVVEPRNSTSLAAAERRVGVQANTTFYPGMGHMGLVLSLRKNPADSPALRDTLQFLRDCKAP comes from the coding sequence ATGCCCTCACGCGCTTCCCGCTGGTTCCGCCCTGCCCTCGTGCTACTTGGTTCGCTGACCTTGAGCGCCTGCAGCAGTGTGTTCTTCGGCGGCATCAATGCCGCCACCAGTCGCGAGGGCGTGATCGAGCACCGCAACGAGCTGTTCGACCCGGCCCTCGGGCTGGCGCTGGACGTCTATCAACCGCGCAACGCACTCAATGCGCCGGTGGTGGTGTTCTTCTACGGCGGCACCTGGAAGCGCGGCACGCGCCAGAACTACAGCTGGGTCGGCCGCTCGCTCGCGCGCCAGGGCGTGGTCGCGCTGGTCGCCGATTACCGCAAGTATCCGCAGGTCGGGCTGGACGGCTTCATGACCGATGCCGCAAAGGCAACGGCGTGGGGCTATCAACATGCACAGGCCTACGGCGGCGATCCGACACGCGTGGCGGTGATGGGGCATTCGGCAGGCGCGCATATTGCCGGACTGCTGGTGACGGATCGCAGCTGGCTTCAGGCGCAGGGCCTGCGTCCGCAACAACTGTGTGGTTTCGTCGGCCTTGCCGGTCCGTATGATTTCTCGCCCATGACCGATCCCGAACTCATCGAGGTCTTCGGCACCTCACCCGAACAGCAAGCCGCGTCGCAGCCTGTGGTTCACGCAGATGGCGACGAGCCGCCGATGTTGCTGCTGCATGGGCAAGACGACCGCGTCGTGGAGCCGCGCAACAGCACCTCGCTGGCCGCTGCCGAACGGCGCGTCGGCGTCCAGGCGAACACCACGTTTTATCCCGGCATGGGGCACATGGGCCTGGTGCTGTCGCTGCGCAAAAACCCGGCCGACTCGCCAGCCCTGCGCGATACCCTGCAGTTCCTGCGTGACTGCAAGGCTCCTTGA
- a CDS encoding adenine phosphoribosyltransferase — MNDCSRCAGSTSSGPAHWSGRIRDIADFPKPGIVFKDITPLLSDGPDFASALDEMAQPWRTTPLDAVLGIEARGFILGAALARELRTGFVPVRKPGKLPGRTLIQEYALEYGTDRIEMHEDALPRGARVLIVDDVLATGGTLRAALGLAAQLELEIVGAAVLVELLALQGRSKWLNDVPLLATLSY, encoded by the coding sequence ATGAACGACTGCAGCCGCTGCGCCGGTTCCACCTCTTCCGGACCGGCCCACTGGTCGGGCCGGATCCGCGACATCGCCGATTTTCCCAAGCCGGGTATCGTGTTCAAGGACATCACACCGCTGCTGTCCGATGGCCCGGATTTCGCTTCTGCGCTGGATGAAATGGCGCAGCCCTGGCGCACCACGCCGCTGGATGCGGTGCTGGGCATCGAGGCGCGGGGCTTCATTCTGGGCGCGGCGTTGGCGCGCGAGCTGCGCACTGGCTTCGTGCCGGTGCGCAAACCGGGCAAATTACCCGGGCGCACGTTGATCCAGGAATACGCGCTGGAATACGGCACCGATCGCATCGAGATGCATGAGGATGCGCTGCCGCGTGGTGCACGGGTCTTGATTGTCGACGACGTGCTCGCCACCGGCGGCACCCTGCGTGCGGCCTTGGGCCTGGCCGCGCAGCTGGAGCTGGAAATCGTCGGCGCGGCGGTGCTGGTCGAGCTGCTGGCCCTGCAGGGCCGCAGCAAATGGCTCAACGACGTGCCGTTGCTGGCGACGCTGAGCTACTGA
- a CDS encoding NAD(P)/FAD-dependent oxidoreductase, with translation MSTRCDVLVVGAGAAGLMSAFTAGRRGRQVLVIDHANKVGKKILMSGGGRCNFTNTGTTPANFVSANRHFCKSALARYTPSAFVELVEQHGIAYHEKELGQLFCDVSSKQIVRMLLDECEAAGVQIRTQCEVQAVRRDSDGFSVDTSQGRVQTQALIVATGGLSIPSMGASGFGYTLARQFGHQLLPTRAGLVPLTLSGKHQERLQDLSGLAVPVEAHCNGASFRNFMLITHRGVSGPAILQISSFWQPGDDLRLDLLPGHDAEAWLREQKQLRGATELRNVLGEVLPRRFAQRLCEVWLPDKPVRQLDPPQLRAAADLLGGWPLVASGTEGYRTAEVTLGGVDTDQVSSATMESRLVAGLYFVGEVLDVTGWLGGYNFQWAWASGHAAGSVA, from the coding sequence ATGAGCACGCGTTGCGATGTGCTGGTCGTCGGCGCCGGCGCTGCCGGGCTGATGAGCGCCTTCACGGCCGGCCGCCGCGGGCGGCAGGTGCTGGTGATCGACCACGCCAACAAGGTGGGCAAGAAGATCCTGATGTCCGGCGGTGGGCGCTGCAACTTCACCAATACCGGCACCACCCCGGCCAATTTTGTTTCGGCCAACCGGCACTTCTGCAAGTCCGCCCTCGCCCGCTACACCCCGAGTGCGTTCGTGGAACTGGTGGAGCAGCACGGCATCGCCTATCACGAGAAAGAGCTGGGCCAGTTGTTCTGCGATGTGTCGTCCAAGCAGATCGTGCGCATGCTGCTGGACGAATGCGAGGCGGCCGGCGTGCAGATCCGCACCCAATGCGAGGTGCAGGCGGTGCGCCGCGACAGCGACGGCTTCAGCGTGGACACCAGCCAAGGCCGCGTGCAGACGCAGGCGCTGATCGTGGCGACCGGCGGGCTGTCGATTCCTAGCATGGGCGCGAGCGGCTTCGGCTACACGCTGGCCAGGCAATTCGGTCATCAGCTGCTGCCTACCCGCGCCGGGCTGGTGCCGCTCACCCTCAGCGGCAAGCATCAGGAACGCCTGCAGGATCTGTCCGGCCTGGCCGTGCCGGTCGAGGCGCACTGCAATGGCGCCAGTTTTCGCAACTTCATGCTGATCACCCACCGTGGCGTCAGCGGGCCGGCGATCCTGCAGATCTCCTCGTTCTGGCAGCCCGGCGATGATCTGCGCCTGGACCTGCTGCCAGGCCATGACGCCGAGGCCTGGCTGCGCGAACAAAAGCAACTGCGCGGGGCCACCGAGCTGCGCAACGTGCTGGGCGAGGTCCTGCCACGGCGCTTTGCGCAGCGACTGTGCGAGGTGTGGCTGCCAGACAAGCCGGTGCGCCAGCTCGATCCACCCCAGTTGCGCGCGGCCGCCGACCTGCTCGGTGGCTGGCCGCTGGTGGCCAGCGGCACCGAGGGCTATCGCACCGCCGAGGTCACCCTGGGCGGCGTGGACACCGACCAGGTGTCCAGTGCGACGATGGAGTCGCGCCTGGTAGCCGGGCTGTACTTCGTTGGCGAAGTGCTCGACGTCACCGGTTGGCTGGGCGGCTACAACTTCCAATGGGCCTGGGCGTCCGGGCATGCTGCCGGAAGCGTGGCCTAG
- a CDS encoding glutathione S-transferase — MLTVHHLNNSRSQRVLWLLEELALPYQIVRHERDPKTMLAPPALRAIHPLGKSPVVVDGGLTIAESGAILEYLTERYDTECALSPSARPAESAERLQFRYWMHYAEGSAMPPLLMTLIFGRIRSAPMPFFAKPIARAIVDKAMSGFVGPQLKLHMDWMEQSLGGSGWFAGERFTAADIQMSFPVQAAAARGGGLEAYPKLRSFIERIEARPAYQAALKKGGPFELQRAKPAT, encoded by the coding sequence ATGCTTACTGTCCACCACCTCAATAATTCCCGCTCGCAACGCGTGCTCTGGTTGCTGGAAGAACTGGCGTTGCCGTACCAGATCGTGCGCCACGAGCGCGACCCAAAGACCATGCTGGCGCCTCCGGCGTTGCGCGCGATCCATCCGCTGGGCAAGTCGCCGGTGGTGGTCGATGGTGGGCTGACCATTGCCGAGTCCGGCGCGATCCTGGAATACCTCACCGAGCGCTACGACACCGAATGCGCGCTGTCGCCGTCGGCGCGGCCAGCGGAGTCCGCCGAGCGCCTGCAATTTCGGTACTGGATGCATTACGCCGAAGGCTCGGCAATGCCGCCATTGCTGATGACGCTGATCTTTGGGCGCATCCGCTCAGCCCCGATGCCCTTTTTCGCCAAGCCCATTGCGCGCGCGATTGTCGACAAGGCGATGTCTGGCTTCGTCGGGCCGCAACTCAAGTTGCACATGGACTGGATGGAGCAATCGCTGGGCGGCAGCGGCTGGTTCGCGGGTGAGCGCTTTACCGCGGCCGACATTCAGATGAGTTTCCCGGTGCAAGCGGCGGCTGCGCGAGGCGGCGGGCTGGAGGCCTACCCCAAGCTGCGCAGCTTTATCGAGCGCATCGAGGCGCGGCCGGCATATCAGGCCGCACTGAAGAAGGGCGGGCCATTCGAGCTGCAGCGGGCCAAGCCCGCCACCTGA
- a CDS encoding YaiI/YqxD family protein — translation MNTPLPPGLAQIWVDADACPAVIRDILFRAAQRTGIPVTLVANHFLRTPTLAHVRALQVPGGPDAADDAIAERVNAGDLVVTQDIPLAARVLERGAAAVSPRGEPFSSDSIAERLSVRGFLEELRGAGVATGGPPALHARDRQAFAAQLDRWLARQSARS, via the coding sequence ATGAATACGCCACTCCCGCCAGGTCTTGCGCAGATCTGGGTCGACGCCGACGCCTGCCCGGCGGTCATTCGCGACATTTTGTTCCGCGCCGCCCAGCGCACCGGCATCCCTGTCACCTTGGTCGCCAACCACTTCCTGCGCACGCCAACCCTGGCCCATGTGCGGGCGCTGCAGGTGCCCGGCGGCCCGGATGCGGCCGATGACGCCATTGCCGAGCGGGTCAACGCTGGCGATCTGGTAGTGACCCAGGACATTCCTTTGGCGGCGCGCGTACTGGAACGCGGCGCCGCAGCGGTCAGTCCGCGCGGGGAGCCGTTCAGCAGCGACAGCATCGCCGAGCGCCTGTCGGTGCGCGGCTTTCTGGAAGAATTGCGCGGCGCCGGCGTGGCCACCGGCGGGCCGCCTGCGCTGCACGCACGCGACCGCCAGGCGTTCGCGGCACAGCTGGACCGCTGGCTGGCACGGCAATCCGCCCGGTCATGA
- a CDS encoding cold-shock protein produces the protein MSDRQNGVVKWFNDAKGFGFITPESGPDLFVHFRAIQGTGFKSLQEGQKVSFVAVQGQKGMQADQVQAV, from the coding sequence ATGTCAGATCGTCAGAACGGTGTCGTGAAGTGGTTCAATGATGCCAAGGGCTTCGGCTTCATCACCCCGGAAAGCGGCCCGGACCTGTTCGTGCATTTCCGTGCCATCCAGGGCACCGGCTTCAAGTCGTTGCAGGAAGGCCAGAAGGTCTCCTTCGTCGCCGTGCAGGGCCAGAAGGGCATGCAGGCTGACCAGGTGCAGGCGGTCTAA